In Symmachiella dynata, the following are encoded in one genomic region:
- a CDS encoding transketolase produces the protein MSAELKSMSVDELKVQGRTIRELIIRMTTAAGSGHPSSSLSAVEVVTALFFGGIMKYDPKKPHWAGRDRFILSKGHAVPVLYAAMAEAGYFTPEETMTLRKLGSKFEGHPNMKRMDGIEASTGSLGQGLSIGIGHALAGKMDSADYKVFVMLGDGELGEGQVWEAAATAHKYKLGNLTAIVDQNGYQQTGATKDVLNMSSVADKFAAFGWHTQEIEGNDQEAALKALQAAQAVTDQPTMIVSRTQKGFGILPLLEQQGDVNYHGKPLSPELAEKAIALLEQS, from the coding sequence GTGTCTGCTGAATTAAAAAGTATGTCGGTCGACGAATTAAAGGTCCAAGGCCGGACAATCCGCGAGCTCATTATACGGATGACCACTGCCGCCGGCAGCGGACACCCATCCAGTAGCCTCTCCGCTGTAGAAGTGGTAACGGCACTTTTCTTCGGGGGGATCATGAAATATGACCCCAAAAAACCACATTGGGCAGGTCGCGACCGCTTTATCCTCAGTAAAGGGCACGCGGTTCCCGTGCTTTATGCGGCCATGGCCGAAGCGGGCTATTTTACGCCCGAAGAAACCATGACGCTCCGCAAACTGGGCAGTAAGTTTGAAGGGCACCCCAACATGAAGCGGATGGACGGCATCGAAGCCAGTACCGGTTCGCTCGGACAGGGGCTTTCTATCGGCATCGGACACGCGTTGGCCGGAAAAATGGACTCCGCCGATTACAAAGTGTTTGTCATGCTGGGCGATGGCGAATTGGGCGAAGGCCAAGTTTGGGAAGCAGCTGCCACAGCTCACAAATACAAACTGGGCAATCTGACCGCCATCGTCGATCAAAACGGCTATCAACAAACCGGTGCCACGAAGGATGTGCTCAACATGTCCTCAGTCGCCGACAAATTCGCCGCATTTGGCTGGCATACACAGGAAATTGAGGGGAACGACCAAGAAGCCGCCCTCAAGGCACTCCAAGCCGCCCAAGCCGTGACTGACCAGCCGACCATGATTGTTTCCCGGACCCAAAAAGGATTCGGCATTTTGCCGTTGTTAGAGCAACAGGGAGACGTCAATTACCACGGCAAGCCGTTGTCGCCGGAATTGGCCGAAAAAGCGATCGCGTTGTTGGAACAATCGTAG
- a CDS encoding transketolase family protein: MYFGEASGYKLGQAPRDAFGDALVALGAENKDVVTVDGDVGNSTRTEPFALAHPDRAFNVGIAESNMVSVAGGLAACGKIPVVASFACFLLSNAHDQMRMSVAFPGLNVKFVGTHAGISIGEDGPSQMGIEDVALACTLAGVKVIVPADGPSSKAATAATLADNGPTYLRLGRGKVAEVYPDGCDFTIGKANQLRDGKDVTIIANGLMVGAALDAAQELEAAGISARVLDMHTVKPIDEEAIAKAARETGRIVVAEEHLSHGGLGSAVAMAASTSHPVPIAYVNVGDRYAESGDPMGLLQKYGLTPQAIVEAAKSLK; this comes from the coding sequence ATGTATTTTGGCGAGGCCAGCGGATACAAGTTGGGGCAAGCACCCCGTGACGCCTTCGGTGACGCACTCGTGGCGTTGGGCGCTGAGAATAAAGACGTGGTCACAGTCGACGGTGACGTGGGGAACTCCACGCGGACCGAACCGTTTGCTCTGGCCCATCCAGACCGAGCATTTAATGTCGGGATTGCCGAAAGCAATATGGTCAGTGTGGCGGGAGGCTTAGCCGCCTGCGGTAAAATTCCGGTCGTGGCCAGCTTTGCCTGTTTTCTGCTGAGCAACGCCCACGATCAAATGCGGATGTCGGTTGCGTTTCCCGGCCTGAACGTCAAGTTCGTCGGCACGCACGCGGGGATTTCCATCGGCGAAGATGGCCCGTCCCAAATGGGCATTGAGGACGTCGCTTTGGCCTGTACATTGGCGGGAGTCAAAGTGATTGTGCCGGCCGACGGCCCTTCCAGCAAAGCCGCCACCGCCGCCACATTGGCCGACAACGGTCCCACCTATTTGCGATTGGGACGCGGAAAAGTCGCGGAAGTTTATCCCGATGGCTGCGATTTCACGATCGGCAAAGCCAATCAGCTCCGGGACGGCAAAGACGTGACGATCATCGCCAATGGCCTGATGGTCGGTGCTGCTTTGGATGCCGCCCAGGAATTGGAAGCGGCCGGCATCTCCGCCCGCGTGCTAGATATGCATACCGTTAAACCGATCGACGAAGAAGCGATTGCCAAAGCTGCCCGCGAAACGGGCCGCATCGTGGTCGCCGAAGAACATCTGTCACACGGAGGCCTGGGATCAGCTGTGGCGATGGCTGCCTCAACCTCACATCCCGTGCCGATCGCCTACGTCAACGTGGGTGACCGTTACGCAGAAAGCGGCGACCCCATGGGACTGTTGCAGAAATACGGTCTGACTCCGCAGGCCATTGTTGAAGCAGCCAAATCTCTAAAATAG